A single window of Salvia splendens isolate huo1 chromosome 8, SspV2, whole genome shotgun sequence DNA harbors:
- the LOC121745073 gene encoding OVARIAN TUMOR DOMAIN-containing deubiquitinating enzyme 9-like isoform X1: MGMMCDLDPDVVRWGLHHLDVFSLANNGSLPAVTCYAEEKSTTDTLKDDFCTKAESVVENDKAIAQALQEELSRLDAAEDLGSVSSREQQNQKESIVAQNWLGPLGRHFSSEWQETLPEIENDSVIDGEMGKRLNQLIPIPHVPKINGEIPSADESTSDHQRLLDRLQLYELVELKISGDGNCQFRSLSDQIYRTSEHHKFVREQVVNQLKLRPDLYENYVPMAYGDYIKKMSKNGEWGDHVTLQAAADWFGIKIFVVTSFKDTCYIEILPQTEQKSNRTIFLSFWAEVHYNSIYPLGELPEVESKKKRRWWW; this comes from the exons ATGGGAATGATGTGTGATCTAGATCCTGATGTTGTACGATGGGGTCTTCACCACTTAGATGTTTTCTCATTAGCAAACAATGGCTCTCTACCTGCTGTGACGTGCTATGCGGAGGAAAAATCAACGACTGATACACTGAAGGATGACTTTTGTACCAAAGCAGAATCTGTAGTGGAGAACGATAAGGCAATCGCTCAAGCTCTTCAGGAAGAGTTATCAAGACTTGATGCTGCAGAGGATCTAGGATCTGTATCTTCTCGAGAACAACAAAATCAGAAAGAATCGATTGTCGCTCAGAATTGGCTTGGACCTTTAGGAAGGCACTTCAGCTCTG AGTGGCAGGAGACCTTGCCGGAGATTGAAAATGATTCTGTTATCGATGGTGAAATGGGGAAAAGGCTGAATCAATTGATTCCGATTCCT CATGTTCCTAAAATCAATGGTGAGATACCCTCAGCGGATGAATCTACATCAGACCATCAAAGGCTTCTGGACAG ATTGCAGTTATACGAGCTTGTTGAACTCAAAATCTCTGGAGACGGCAACTGTCAG TTCCGTTCGTTGTCTGATCAAATATATCGGACGTCAGAGCATCACAAATTCGTGAGAGAACAAGTAGTCAACCAG CTGAAGCTAAGACCGGACTTGTATGAAAATTATGTCCCGATGGCTTATGGTGATTACATAAAGAAAATGAGCAA GAACGGGGAATGGGGTGATCACGTCACGTTGCAGGCTGCTGCAGATTGG TTTGGCAttaaaatatttgttgttacATCATTCAAGGATACATGCTACATCGAGATCCTTCCACAAACTGAACAGAAGTCCAATAGAA CTATATTCTTGAGCTTCTGGGCCGAGGTTCACTATAATTCGATATATCCATTAGGAG AATTGCCGGAGGTAGAGAGCAAGAAGAAGCGGCGATGGTGGTGGTGA
- the LOC121745073 gene encoding OVARIAN TUMOR DOMAIN-containing deubiquitinating enzyme 9-like isoform X2 → MGMMCDLDPDVVRWGLHHLDVFSLANNGSLPAVTCYAEEKSTTDTLKDDFCTKAESVVENDKAIAQALQEELSRLDAAEDLGSVSSREQQNQKESIVAQNWLGPLGRHFSSEWQETLPEIENDSVIDGEMGKRLNQLIPIPHVPKINGEIPSADESTSDHQRLLDRLQLYELVELKISGDGNCQFRSLSDQIYRTSEHHKFVREQVVNQLKLRPDLYENYVPMAYGDYIKKMSKLLQIGLALKYLLLHHSRIHATSRSFHKLNRSPIELYS, encoded by the exons ATGGGAATGATGTGTGATCTAGATCCTGATGTTGTACGATGGGGTCTTCACCACTTAGATGTTTTCTCATTAGCAAACAATGGCTCTCTACCTGCTGTGACGTGCTATGCGGAGGAAAAATCAACGACTGATACACTGAAGGATGACTTTTGTACCAAAGCAGAATCTGTAGTGGAGAACGATAAGGCAATCGCTCAAGCTCTTCAGGAAGAGTTATCAAGACTTGATGCTGCAGAGGATCTAGGATCTGTATCTTCTCGAGAACAACAAAATCAGAAAGAATCGATTGTCGCTCAGAATTGGCTTGGACCTTTAGGAAGGCACTTCAGCTCTG AGTGGCAGGAGACCTTGCCGGAGATTGAAAATGATTCTGTTATCGATGGTGAAATGGGGAAAAGGCTGAATCAATTGATTCCGATTCCT CATGTTCCTAAAATCAATGGTGAGATACCCTCAGCGGATGAATCTACATCAGACCATCAAAGGCTTCTGGACAG ATTGCAGTTATACGAGCTTGTTGAACTCAAAATCTCTGGAGACGGCAACTGTCAG TTCCGTTCGTTGTCTGATCAAATATATCGGACGTCAGAGCATCACAAATTCGTGAGAGAACAAGTAGTCAACCAG CTGAAGCTAAGACCGGACTTGTATGAAAATTATGTCCCGATGGCTTATGGTGATTACATAAAGAAAATGAGCAA GCTGCTGCAGATTGG TTTGGCAttaaaatatttgttgttacATCATTCAAGGATACATGCTACATCGAGATCCTTCCACAAACTGAACAGAAGTCCAATAGAA CTATATTCTTGA